One region of Bactrocera neohumeralis isolate Rockhampton chromosome 5, APGP_CSIRO_Bneo_wtdbg2-racon-allhic-juicebox.fasta_v2, whole genome shotgun sequence genomic DNA includes:
- the LOC126760296 gene encoding uncharacterized protein LOC126760296, with protein MAFMMPVMKNNYDIYKDSRSRKTSECSTTSSNGGAPTLSSAMGVPANGRVRKVSECKSESFATSPSHTYRMQMQRCQSSRAFPRNASRTSHSSAAGALSPTRSFSQASSPPKTINTTESQNDITKFHLRLVDKLRKSFRKDSAKRS; from the coding sequence ATGGCTTTTATGATGCCTGTCATGAAGAATAACTACGATATCTATAAGGATAGTCGTTCACGAAAAACATCGGAGTGCTCCACAACCAGCTCGAATGGTGGCGCACCCACACTGTCTTCCGCCATGGGTGTGCCGGCCAATGGACGTGTCCGCAAAGTGTCTGAATGCAAGTCCGAGAGCTTCGCCACATCACCTTCACACACCTATCGCATGCAGATGCAGCGTTGTCAATCATCGCGCGCCTTTCCCCGTAACGCATCGCGTACCTCGCACTCGTCTGCCGCTGGAGCACTTTCGCCTACACGTTCCTTTAGCCAGGCCTCCAGTCCGCCCAAGACAATAAATACGACGGAAAGCCAGAACGATATCACGAAATTTCATTTGCGTTTGGTCGATAAGCTACGCAAGTCCTTTCGTAAGGACAGCGCCAAGCGTTCATGA